The Micrococcales bacterium region CCGCTAATTGGCATAGCCCAGAGCCTGTCGCCCAGAGGAATGGTCTGAGTCCCCGAGTAGACGACCATGCCAGCCTTGAAACGCTCCCCAGCTAGACCGCGCAGTTTCTCCAGGGCGCGCCGGTCCGACAGGGAAGGGGTGGCAGAGGCTTTGACTTCTATCCCAACCACGTCGCCCGCCCTTGACTCGAGAACCAGATCCACCTCGTCCAGACCAGCCCGGTAGTGATAGACGCGAGCATCGACCGAAGAGGCTGCCGCCTGCTTGATCATCTCCATCACCACGAAGTTCTCAAGCGCCTTGCCTGTGATCTGGTCATCTCGACCGATCCGGCTTTGGTCGGCACCAAGTAGGTGCAGCAACATGGCTGTGTCAGTCAGGTGCAGCCTGGGTGAATGCACCTCACGGGCGGCCAACCCCGGCCGCCAGGCAGGCACGCGGCGCAGCAAAAAGACTGTCTCAAGCAGCTCCACATAGCTCTTCACTGTCACCTGGCTGATGCCTAAGCGTGACGCCAGGCTGGCGTAGTTGACCAACCCCGATGCTTGCGCAGCGGCCAGCCTGATTAGCCGTGGCATCTCTTCTAGCTTCAGTGCGTCCGAGACGTCGCGCAAGTCCTTGTCCAAAGAGGAATCGAGGTAGTCACGTAGCCAACGGTCACGGCGCTGGCCCTCGCGGCGTATGGCTTCTGGGAATCCACCTTGAGCAACCTGAGCCGCGAAAGCCCCCGGCCCAATCACGGCGCCTGCGACCATGGGCGGCGTGCCGGCGAAGAGCGCATCGACCAGGTTGGAGCCTCGGTGTATCTCCGCCTGAGCCAAAGGCCAGAGGGTGATGATCTCCATTCTGCCCGTCAAGGAATCTTTGATCTTGCGGTTTGTCCGGACGTTTGAAGAGCCGGTCAATATGAACTGCCCGGGAGCATTGTCTTGGTCGACGGCTTGCTTGACCGCCAGAAGCAGATCGGGTGCCCTCTGGACCTCATCCAACACTGCTGGACGTGGCAACCCGGCTAAGAATCCAGTCGGATCGGCCAAGGCCGCATCTCTACTCGCCTTGTTGTCCAGAGTCACTATGGGCGGCAAAGCCATCTCGAGGGCGCATTCGGTGACAAGTGTGCTCTTCCCGACCTGTCGCGCTCCCATGACAAACACGACCCTAGTGTCGCCCATTGCCTCGATAACCTGCTGTTTGGCCCAGCGTTCGACCAGTTCTTTAGCCATTGGCTGCCAGAGTTGCGCGGT contains the following coding sequences:
- a CDS encoding ATP-binding protein, producing MAKELVERWAKQQVIEAMGDTRVVFVMGARQVGKSTLVTECALEMALPPIVTLDNKASRDAALADPTGFLAGLPRPAVLDEVQRAPDLLLAVKQAVDQDNAPGQFILTGSSNVRTNRKIKDSLTGRMEIITLWPLAQAEIHRGSNLVDALFAGTPPMVAGAVIGPGAFAAQVAQGGFPEAIRREGQRRDRWLRDYLDSSLDKDLRDVSDALKLEEMPRLIRLAAAQASGLVNYASLASRLGISQVTVKSYVELLETVFLLRRVPAWRPGLAAREVHSPRLHLTDTAMLLHLLGADQSRIGRDDQITGKALENFVVMEMIKQAAASSVDARVYHYRAGLDEVDLVLESRAGDVVGIEVKASATPSLSDRRALEKLRGLAGERFKAGMVVYSGTQTIPLGDRLWAMPISG